In the genome of bacterium, the window GACCGGTGCCAGGTTCACCTCGCCGGCGAGGTGGCGACCGATGAGCGTCCTGGCCGCAGCCAGCGGATCGGCCGCCGGTCCGCCGCTGGCCCAACCCCAGGCGCAGGCCTCCTCGGCGCCGATCGGCCGGCCGGTGCGCAGGAGCGCGCAGCCGCGCTCGACGCCGATCAGGCGCGGCAGGCGCTGCGTGCCGCCATATCCGGGAATGATGCCCAGGTTCACCTCCGGCTGTCCCAGCAACAGGTGGGGACCGACGACGCGCGCGTGGCAGGCCATGGCGATCTCGGCGCCGCCGCCCAGCACGGGCCCGTCGAGGGCCGCCACCACCGGCTTGGCAAATGCCGCCAGACGATCGAGCACTCGGTGGCCGGAAAGACACTTGTCGCGCGCCGCCGCGGCCGTCTCGAGCGCCGCCAGTTCCATGATGTCGGCCCCGGCCAGAGCGCCGCCGAAGCCGGTGAGGACGATGCCCTTGACGGTCTCGTCCGTCTCGGCCGCGTCCAGCGCCTCGGCGATCTCCGCCATCGTGCGCTCGTTGAGAGCGTTCATCACCTCGGGCCGGCGGATGCGCAGGACGGCGATGCCGCCCGCGATCTCCACCTCGAGATGCCGCGGAAAGCGCGGCAGCCGTCCGTCGCGCACGCTGGCCGTCAGTTCGAAGCCGGGATGGGCTTCCGCGTACTTCGCGCAGATGGCCTGGACGCGGGTCATGCCCAGGTTCTCGGCGAGGTCGAGCAGTCCCTGGGCGAAGCCCAGCGCATTCTGCGTGAGCCAGTTCAGCTCCCGCGGATGGCAGATGCCCTTGTCGACGACGAAGAACGTGCGGCCGAGCAGCACGGCCAGAATGCGCTCGCGCACCGCCTCGGCCAGGGCGGCCTCGTGTTCCGGGTTCCCCGGCCGCTCGGGATCGTGCCAGGGCGTGTTGCCCTGCTGGCTGAAGATGGCCGGCGGCGCGAACCAGGCGCTACCCGAGGGCGCGTCCCTCATCAGGTTCAGGCACTTGACGTTGAGCAGGTTGCCGCGCGTCAGGTCCATCACGTTGAAGGGGCCGCCGCCGCCGATGGCCGCGTTGACGATGGCGTCCACCTGGGCCGGCGTCGCCAGACCCTCCGCCACGATGCGCGCCGCCTCGGCGCAGTAGTTGCAGAAGATGTCGTCGGCGGCGAAGCAAGGCACATCGGCGGTGATGATGGGCACCTTGCCGAGGCGGGCGAGGCTCTCCAGCATCCGGGTCTCGAAGCGAGCGTCGCCGGAGAGCACCACTTCCATCGGCAGCGAGCGCCAGGCCGGATAGAAGGGGTGGTTGACGAAACAGCGCTCGGGGTGGGCGGCCCGGGCGGCGATCAGGGCGCGGGGAATCCCCGAGGTGGCGAAACCGATCAGGCAATCGGGCCGGAGCACCCTCTCCAGATCGGCCAGGATCTTCTGCTTGATGGCCAGATCCTCGGTGGCCGCCTCCAGGACGTAGTCGCACTCGGCCAGTTCCGCCAGGACCGTGGTGGGCCGCAGGCTCGCTTCGATCCCGTGCGCCGCCCGCAGGCTCAGCTTGCCCCGACTCACGCCTTTGGCCAGATAGCTTCGGATGCGCTCCATGCCGGCACGGAGAGCCTCCTCGCGGATGTCGTGCAGCTGGACGCCGCCACCGCCCGCCTTGGCGAGGGCGGAAGCGAATCCGTAGGCCAGATCGGGACCGATGGACCCTGAACCGATGACAGCGACTCTCATCACGACTCCCTTCGTGTCGATCCGCAATCCCCGCCGCGGCGACCGCGGTTCGCATCTTCCCAGATCCCTAGCCGCGATCCAACGGGAAAGCGCCCCGCGGCGGCCGGGCGCTGCCGGCTTGACAGCCGTCCGTTCGATTCGGTCTACTTGTCGGGCAGCCTTTACCCCAGCGAGGAGGCCACTGATGGCCGAGGAGCAAGTCAGCCGGATCAAGAAGATCAATGCCACCGGCGCCATGAAGGCACTCATGACCGAGTACTTCCAGGAACTCGACCGGGCCGGGCAGGATCCCGGGGCCAAGGTTGCCTGGTGCACCAGCGTCGGACCCGCCGAACTGCTGCGCTCCTTTGGATTCTACGTCTACTTCCCGGAAAACCACGGGGCCATGCTGGGCTCCTCGCGCCTGGCCGGCGACCTCATCCCCGCCGCCAACGCGGCCGGCTACTCCCCGGACATCTGCTCCTATCTCACCAGCGACATCGGCTCCTACCTGAGCCGGCGCACGCCGCTGACGCCGGCCTTCGGCATGGCGGGCGTGCCCCGGCCAGACCTGCTGGTCTTCAACACGAATCAGTGTCGCGACGTGAAGGACTGGTTCGGCTTCTACGAGCGCGAGTTCGGTGTGCCGATGGTGGGCATCGACACCATGCGCAGCATCGAGACGGTCACCGCCAATCACCTGGAAGGGCTCATTGCCCAGCATAAGGCGTTGATTCCCACCCTGGAGGCGGTCTCCGGCCGCAAGTTCGACCTCGATCGCCTCAAGGCGGTCGTGGCCTCCTCCTACCGCTGGGGGGCGTTGATTCCCACCCTGGAGGCGGTCTCCGGCCGCAAGTTCGACCTCGATCGCCTCAAGGCGGTCGTGGCCTCCTCCTACCGCTGCACCCGCCTCTGGAAGAAGGTGCTGCGTCTGGCCGAGCGCCGACCCTCGCCCATCACCTTCTTCGACGGCACCATCCACATGGGACCCGCCGTCGTGCTGCGCGGCGATCCTCGCGCCGAGACCTACTACGAGACCCTAATCGCGGAGCTGGAAGCGCGCATCGCCGCCGGCGAGGGTGCCGTCGCGGGCGAGACCTACCGCTTCTACTGGGACGGCAAAATGCGCGAGCACGCGGAGCTGTTCGCGGGGCATGGGGTCTGCGTGACGGCCTCGACCTACTGCAACAGCTGGATCTTCGAGGCGCTGGGGGACGCCGATCCCTTCGCGGGCATGGCGCGGGCCTATACCGAGCTCTTCATCGTCCGCGGCGAGAAGTACAAGCTGGACTACCTGGAGAGGATGGTTCGCGACTACGGCATCGACGGCGTCGTCTACCATGACGCCAAGACCTGCCCCAACAACTCCAACAATCGCTATGGCCTGCCCGAGCGCTTGGCCGCGAAACTCGGCCTGCCCTACGTGGTGATCAACGGCGATCTCAACGACCTTCGCCTCTACTCCGAGGAACAGGCGCGGACCCAGTTCGAGGCCCTCGTGGAGCAGCTGCGCGAGGCCGGTCAGCCCTCCTGAGGACGGCGCGCCCATGACCGGCCAGGACGCGAACACGGCAAACGAACTCTACTGCGGCGTCGACGTGGGCGCTTCGGCAACCAAGCTAGTGTTGCTGGACGCCGGCGGCGAAGTGCTGGCCCGCATCGTCCATCCTTCCGGCATCGATTACCGGGCCACTGCCCACCGTTGTCGCGATGAAGCCCTCGCCGCGATCGGCGCCGAGGCGGGCCGTCCTGCCGCCACGATCGCGACGGGCTACGGTCGGCACAACGTGGACTTCGCCTCGGGCTCGCTCACCGAGATCCACTGCCACGGCGTCGGCTGCTTCCACAGTTCGCCGCGAGCGATCTCGATCATCGACATCGGCGGGCAGGACAACAAGGTGATTCGCCTGGAGCCGGACGGCCGCCGCGCGAACTTCAAGATGAACCGCAAGTGTGCGGCGGGCACGGGGGCCTTCCTCGAGGAGATCGCGCTGCGCCTGGGCCTCCAACTCGAGGAACTGGATCCTCTGGCGCAGGGTGCCGACGAGACCGTGAAGCTGAGCAGCTTCTGCACGGTCTTCGCCAAGACCGAGATCCTGGCCCACCTGCGACAGGGCGCGCCGGTGGCGGGCATCGTGCGTGGGGCCTTCGTCTCGGTCGTGACCCGCGTGCTGGAGATGGATTCCCTGCTGGGCGACGTGTTGGCCACGGGCGGCGTGGTGGCCCACAATCCGGGCATCGTGGCGATCCTGAGCGAGAAGCTGGGCCGCGATGTCAAGGTGCCTCCCCATCCGCAGTTCACCGGCGCCCTGGGCGCGGCGCTCTCGGCCATGAGTCACACGCACTGAACGCGCCGGTCGCGCAGCGCGCGGCGCCGACCGGCCTGGAACAAGGAGTCGCAGATGCTCGATGGGCTCTTTCGCCCTGGCTCGGTGGCCGTCATCGGCGCCTCGAACAACCCGTTCTCCATCGGCAACATCGTCATCCGCAACCTCGTCACCTACGGCTTCAAGGGTCCGATCTACCCGATCAATCCCAAGGAGCGTTCGATCCGCAGCTTCCGCTGCTTCAAGTCGGTGCTCGAGGTGCCGGACGACATCCGCAACCTCGTCGCCTACGGCTTCAAGGGTCCGATCTACCCGATCAATCCCAAGGAGCGTTCGATCCGCAGCTTCCGCTGCTTCAAGTCGGTGCTCGAGGTGCCGGACGACATCGACCTCGTCAACATCTCCATCAAGAACACGCTCATCCCGCAGACGCTGAAGGAGTGCGGCGATAAGGGTGTGAAGTTCTGCATCGTGCACTCGGCGGGATTCAAGGAGGTGGGCGAAGAGGGCATTCAGCGCGAGCGCGAGATGGTGGCGCTGGCGCATCAGTACGGCATGCGCATCTTCGGGCCGAACAGCCAGGGCATCCAGAACTCGGACCCCGAAGTGTCGGTCTACGCCAACTTCACCTTCGTGCCGATGAAGCCGGGCAACATCTCGATCATCGCCCAGGGCGGCGGCATGGGCGAGCTGCTCAAGCTGCACCTTCACAACGTGGGACTGGGGCATCGCCTCTACTGCTCCTACGGCAACGAGGCCGATCTCACGATGCCCGAGCTGCTCGCCTACTACGGCCAAGATCCGGGCACGCGGGTGATCATGATGCAGATCGAGAGCTTCAAGGACCCGGCCGCCTTCCTCGCCGTGGCGGCGAAGATCACGCCCCATAAGCCCATCCTCGCCATCAAGGCCGGCCGAACCCACGAGGGTTCGGTGGCGGTATCCAGCCATACCGGCACGCTCGTGGATCAGGCCGCCATGGCCACGGCGATGTTCGCCAAGGCCGGGGTCGTCGAGTTCCACGACAGCGAGCAGATGATCAAGGCGGCCATCGCCATGTCCACCCAGGATCCGCCGCGGGGCAAGCGCATCGGCATGGTCACGAACACGGGGGGGCCGGGTATCCAGATGGTCGACGAGGCTGTGAGCCACGGGCTGGAGCTGGCGCGCTGGTCGGAAGCGGGGCGCCAGCGGCTGGCCGAGAGCCTCTACGCCGAGGCGAGCCTGGGCAATCCGGTGGACGTGGTGGCCACGGGCGGCCCCGAGCACTACTTCGCCGCCGTCGACACCCTGCTCAAGGAAGAGGGCGTGGACATGGTCTGCGTCTTTTTCGTGACGGCGCCCTTTGTGGACCTGGACGCCATCGCAGCCAAGATCAAGGAGGCCACCGCGGGCTCGCCGAAGCCGGTGGTGATGGTGGTGGAGACCTCCAGCGAGTACTACCGGCTGGGGTCGACCGCCTGCGCGCCTGCGACATCCCCGTCTACGAATTCGCCGAGGACGGCGCCCGCACCCTGGCTGCCAT includes:
- a CDS encoding 3-hydroxyacyl-CoA dehydrogenase/enoyl-CoA hydratase family protein, encoding MSAFMAPVALIFLIRLTCSSAISGLLAGVKAARQVDRIERTAVKPAAPGRRGALSRWIAARDLGRCEPRSPRRGLRIDTKGVVMRVAVIGSGSIGPDLAYGFASALAKAGGGGVQLHDIREEALRAGMERIRSYLAKGVSRGKLSLRAAHGIEASLRPTTVLAELAECDYVLEAATEDLAIKQKILADLERVLRPDCLIGFATSGIPRALIAARAAHPERCFVNHPFYPAWRSLPMEVVLSGDARFETRMLESLARLGKVPIITADVPCFAADDIFCNYCAEAARIVAEGLATPAQVDAIVNAAIGGGGPFNVMDLTRGNLLNVKCLNLMRDAPSGSAWFAPPAIFSQQGNTPWHDPERPGNPEHEAALAEAVRERILAVLLGRTFFVVDKGICHPRELNWLTQNALGFAQGLLDLAENLGMTRVQAICAKYAEAHPGFELTASVRDGRLPRFPRHLEVEIAGGIAVLRIRRPEVMNALNERTMAEIAEALDAAETDETVKGIVLTGFGGALAGADIMELAALETAAAARDKCLSGHRVLDRLAAFAKPVVAALDGPVLGGGAEIAMACHARVVGPHLLLGQPEVNLGIIPGYGGTQRLPRLIGVERGCALLRTGRPIGAEEACAWGWASGGPAADPLAAARTLIGRHLAGEVNLAPVSPAPLTLPATLPALEIGHHSLAIDAVLVDVLRKGLTRPLPEGLRIEADGFARCRGLVDYDIGMKNFIQNGPRVPAVFMHESHPERAAGAGRLHARMRRRR
- a CDS encoding 2-hydroxyacyl-CoA dehydratase; its protein translation is MAEEQVSRIKKINATGAMKALMTEYFQELDRAGQDPGAKVAWCTSVGPAELLRSFGFYVYFPENHGAMLGSSRLAGDLIPAANAAGYSPDICSYLTSDIGSYLSRRTPLTPAFGMAGVPRPDLLVFNTNQCRDVKDWFGFYEREFGVPMVGIDTMRSIETVTANHLEGLIAQHKALIPTLEAVSGRKFDLDRLKAVVASSYRWGALIPTLEAVSGRKFDLDRLKAVVASSYRCTRLWKKVLRLAERRPSPITFFDGTIHMGPAVVLRGDPRAETYYETLIAELEARIAAGEGAVAGETYRFYWDGKMREHAELFAGHGVCVTASTYCNSWIFEALGDADPFAGMARAYTELFIVRGEKYKLDYLERMVRDYGIDGVVYHDAKTCPNNSNNRYGLPERLAAKLGLPYVVINGDLNDLRLYSEEQARTQFEALVEQLREAGQPS
- a CDS encoding ATPase, yielding MTGQDANTANELYCGVDVGASATKLVLLDAGGEVLARIVHPSGIDYRATAHRCRDEALAAIGAEAGRPAATIATGYGRHNVDFASGSLTEIHCHGVGCFHSSPRAISIIDIGGQDNKVIRLEPDGRRANFKMNRKCAAGTGAFLEEIALRLGLQLEELDPLAQGADETVKLSSFCTVFAKTEILAHLRQGAPVAGIVRGAFVSVVTRVLEMDSLLGDVLATGGVVAHNPGIVAILSEKLGRDVKVPPHPQFTGALGAALSAMSHTH